In Acetonema longum DSM 6540, the DNA window CATCAACTGCTTTGGGTCCTTTTTACGAAAACTCCTGGGGTTAAGGTATTACTGTTCAGCGATTACACTTAACCCAAACTCCTCGAATAATCCCTTGATACCTGCGTCGGTTATGCGCACGGCACGACCATTGGGTAATCTTTCTATCCATTTTAGTTCAAACAAGCGTCTCGTAAGTGATGCTCCTAAGCTGCCTGCTAAATGAACCCGGCGTTCGCTCCAGTCCAAGCATTGACATGCAAAGCAACGCCGACTCTTTTGGCTTTTTTCGACTTCTACGCCAAAAACCTGCAGTCTTGCTTTGCCGGCTGCGCTTAATGTAAACTCTTTGCCTGATTTCTCAATGAAATTCAATTCAAGTAGCCTATCTGTCAAGGCAACACCGATTTTACCTGCTAAATGGTCATAACAGGTACGGGCAAACTGTAA includes these proteins:
- a CDS encoding ArsR/SmtB family transcription factor; protein product: MLNPDLKEITALIGDPSRLAMLLNLLGGKALPAGELARSARISPQTASTHLAKMVKGGLLVQESFGRHKYFQLASSEVGHVLEALHTIAPSKPVQSLRESNEAHALQFARTCYDHLAGKIGVALTDRLLELNFIEKSGKEFTLSAAGKARLQVFGVEVEKSQKSRRCFACQCLDWSERRVHLAGSLGASLTRRLFELKWIERLPNGRAVRITDAGIKGLFEEFGLSVIAEQ